A stretch of DNA from Mycolicibacterium celeriflavum:
AACTGCACGCCGTGCAGGATCGATGTGGCGCTCGTCGACACCTCTGAGTGGCAGATGCCGGCGCCGGCCGTCATCAAGTTGAGTTCACCGGGCCGCACCATCGCGTGCACGCCCGCGCTGTCGCGATGCTCGACCTCCCCGCTGAACAGCCAGCTGACTGTCTGCAGTCCGGTGTGTGGGTGGGGCGGAACATCCATCCCTCCGCCGCTGCGCGCGTCATGCGGGCCGTAGTGGTCGACGAAGCACCACGCCCCGATCAGCGACCGCTCCCGCTGGGGCAGCGTCCGTCGCACCCTGATGGCCCGCGGCCCACCCAACGGCACTTCTCGCGGATGCAGGACGCCGGCGAACGGCGATGCCGCGCAGGCGACTTCGGCCGGCGCAGGCTCGGTATTGCTCACCTGGACACAGTAGGCCTCAACCCGAGCCGGTCATCGCCGAACGGATCACCTCCAAGTCATCGTCGTCGATTCTGAACACGCCGAACCGAAACTTGTATCCCCACCGGGTCTTGTCCTCGATGAACCTCAGCTTCTCGATGAGCGGGCGGATCGGCGTTTCGGCGCACTCGAGGAAATCGACGTTGCGCCGCCACCGCTCGACATCGGGCGACACCCGGTCCTGGTAGGGCTCGTCGTCGGCGATCTGGCCGATTGCGGTGAACGCCTGCAGTGGCGGACCGTCGGGATACACCGTGCGCGGGGAATAGAAGACGATCCAGTCCCCTCGCGCCATCTTGCGCAACATGTTCGGCTTGCCGTGGTTTGCCTGAGTGAAGCGGCCGCGGACGCCGAGTTCGACGTGGTCGCGGCTCACTGTGTTTATCCAGTTCGTCATGTCCGCACGCTAAGCGCGGCGGCCGACAGTTCAGGCGTGCCGAGCGCACGGCCTGTGGATAACTTCCGGGTGGTGGTGATTAGCATCGGACGCCGTGAGTGACGAGTCGCTACGCGATGACCACGCCGAACTGTTGCGGCGCCGCGAACTCACCGAAGACGCGGCCCGGCCCGAGGCCGTCGAGCGCAGGCATGCGGCGAAAGCCCGCACCGCGCGAGAGAACATCGCCGACCTCGTCGACGAAGGGTCATTCGTGGAGTACGGCCGCTTCGCCATCGCCGCGCAACGTCATCGCCGTGACCTCGACGACCTGATCGCACGCACTCCGGCCGACGGCCTGGTCGCGGGCACCGCACGAATCAACGGGCCCCTCTTCGGAAATGACCGCAGCGCTTGCGCGGTGCTCTCCTACGACTACACGGTGCTGGCCGGAACGCAGGGCGCGCTGGGCCATCGCAAGAAGGACCGGCTCTTCGAGCTGATCGAGCGGATGCGCCTGCCGACCGTGTTCTTCGCCGAAGGCGGCGGCGGACGCCCCGGCGACACCGACATCCCGGTCGTCTCGGCGCTCGACGCGCGGGCATTCAAGCTGTGGGCGGCGCTGTCGGGCGTGGTGCCGCGGATCGCTGTCGTCAACGGACGCTGCTTCGCGGGCAACGCCGTCATCGCCGGGTGTTCGGACCTGATCGTGGCGACGG
This window harbors:
- a CDS encoding EVE domain-containing protein, with translation MTNWINTVSRDHVELGVRGRFTQANHGKPNMLRKMARGDWIVFYSPRTVYPDGPPLQAFTAIGQIADDEPYQDRVSPDVERWRRNVDFLECAETPIRPLIEKLRFIEDKTRWGYKFRFGVFRIDDDDLEVIRSAMTGSG